CGACGTCGTCTGAGAGCGGAATCAGCGGGCCGATCGCCAGCCCGACCTGGCTGCCACCCGCGGAAAAGGCCACGAGTGCACCCAGCACGAGCAGGAAATGTCGTTCACCGCGTTCGACATCGCCACGGAGGTCGAAGCCGACCGCACCGCCCCACAACACGGCGATGATCGCCGTCACGACGACGACGCCCGCGAGGTCGGGACCAGGAACCCAGCCGCTCGAAGCCTGCGCGATCGACGCACCGCCTGCCTCAGCGGGGCCGAGAATCGCGAACTCGATGTTCGCAACGAGTACGCCGACGAAGGCGGCCAGACCAACGATCAGGTACGTCTCCGAGATCGGCTCGCTGCGAAGCAACCGCGCGATGGTGTAGGCGAGACCGCCGCCGACGAACGGCGTGAGGATCCACAGCGTCGCAATCTCGATGTACTTCGGCCAGGCAGGGGTCCCTCCCATCGCGAGCCCAACGCCGACGACGGCCCCGGTGACGGTGAAGGCCGTCGCAATAGGGTAGCCCGCGAAGACGCCGATCGCGACCAGCGCGGCTGCAATGATCAGTGCAATCGTCGCCGCACTCGGCGAGAGGACGACGCCACCGATAAGCTCCGTCCCGACTGCTTCGGAGACGTTCGCACCCTGTAATACCGCGCCGCTAAATC
The DNA window shown above is from Natrialba magadii ATCC 43099 and carries:
- a CDS encoding inorganic phosphate transporter, which codes for MVEIATIATFLIAALASLFMAWAIGAGSSGSTPFAPAVGANAISVMRAGFFVGILGFSGAVLQGANVSEAVGTELIGGVVLSPSAATIALIIAAALVAIGVFAGYPIATAFTVTGAVVGVGLAMGGTPAWPKYIEIATLWILTPFVGGGLAYTIARLLRSEPISETYLIVGLAAFVGVLVANIEFAILGPAEAGGASIAQASSGWVPGPDLAGVVVVTAIIAVLWGGAVGFDLRGDVERGERHFLLVLGALVAFSAGGSQVGLAIGPLIPLSDDVGLPLIALLLGGGFGLLLGSWTGAPRMIKAIAQDYSSLGPRRSIAALIPSFMIAQAAVLFGIPVSFNEIIVSAIIGSGYAAAEAGGGVSARKMGYTVLAWIISLAGSVLIAYGGYTILDVLLL